One stretch of Gavia stellata isolate bGavSte3 chromosome 25, bGavSte3.hap2, whole genome shotgun sequence DNA includes these proteins:
- the LOC132319205 gene encoding fibrinogen-like protein 1-like protein, giving the protein MAARHSHLLFFTSVLALLAPLLALHIENLERLKANLDEITNLHSDEPHPDGDGANMQQSRASNPQQIEHRSWPKDCSEVSAGSPSGIYVIQPTGLHPIVVYCEMNVTDGGWTVIQRNRQSTEITWAESWSTYKYGFGNVHTEYWLGTEYIHQISKQKVYQVRFVIWDAANNITFADYNLFSLEDESHGYRLRLGTYSGLAGDAMTLNSASSVHDNMKFSAKDLDQDTYSGNCASSYGGGWWYSACYSVRLNVKGGLTWGSLCNGNCQASAILIKPASYC; this is encoded by the exons ATGG ctgctcGTCACTCCCATCTTCTGTTCTTCACCTCCGTGCTGGCCCTGCTAGCCCCTCTTCTTGCTCTGCACATTGAAAACCTGGAAAGATTGAAAGCAAATTTAGATGAAATCACTAATCTCCATTCAGATGAGCCCCATCCTG ATGGAGATGGAGCGAACATGCAGCAGAGCCGAGCCAGTAACCCTCAGCAGATAGAGCACCGCA GTTGGCCCAAGGACTGCAGTGAGGTCTCTGCTGGCAGCCCCAGCGGCATCTACGTCATCCAGCCCACAGGACTGCACCCCATCGTGGTGTACTGCGAAATGAACGTGACGGACGGGGGCTGGACAGTCATCCAGAGGAACCGGCAGAGCACGGAGATCACCTGGGCCGAGTCCTGGAGCACCTACAAGTACGGCTTTGGGAACGTGCACACCGAGTACTGGCTGGGCACCGAGTACATCCATCAGATCTCCAAGCAGAAGGTCTACCAGGTCAGGTTTGTCATCTGGGATGCCGCAAACAACATCACGTTTGCAGACTACAACCTCTTCAGCCTGGAAGATGAGTCCCACGGCTACCGGCTGAGGCTGGGAACGTACTCGGGGTTGGCAGGGGACGCCATGACCTTAAACAGTGCTTCCAGTGTGCACGACAACATGAAGTTCTCTGCCAAAGATCTGGATCAGGACACGTACAGCGGGAACTGCGCCTCCAGCTATGGGGGCGGGTGGTGGTACTCGGCGTGTTATTCTGTACGGCTGAACGTCAAGGGGGGCCTAACGTGGGGCAGCCTGTGCAACGGGAACTGCCAAGCTTCTGCCATCCTCATCAAACCAGCTTCCTACTGCTAG